One segment of Dolichospermum sp. DET69 DNA contains the following:
- a CDS encoding DUF5615 family PIN-like protein, producing MKLLLDECIDRKLTKEFVGYEIKTVPQMGWAGTKNGKLLALVEQEFDVFITVDRNLSFQQNLSQFNIAVVVLQASSNRLIDLKPLVPKILDILSTLVKGQAVVVSLE from the coding sequence ATGAAACTGCTTCTAGATGAATGTATTGACCGCAAGTTAACTAAGGAATTTGTAGGTTATGAAATCAAAACAGTTCCCCAAATGGGATGGGCAGGAACTAAAAATGGTAAACTACTAGCTTTAGTAGAACAGGAATTTGATGTTTTTATTACGGTTGATAGAAATTTATCTTTTCAGCAAAATTTGTCTCAGTTTAATATTGCTGTAGTTGTTTTGCAAGCATCTTCTAATAGATTAATTGATTTGAAACCTTTAGTTCCTAAGATTTTAGATATTTTATCTACATTAGTGAAAGGTCAAGCTGTAGTTGTTAGTCTTGAATGA
- a CDS encoding DUF433 domain-containing protein: MSNHPSVISVSSEIMSGTPVFTGTRVPIQTLLDYLKAGDSIDDFLDGFPTVTREQVITFLEEAGKQMINKVA, from the coding sequence ATGTCCAATCATCCTTCAGTTATAAGTGTCTCTTCTGAAATTATGAGTGGTACTCCTGTTTTTACGGGAACAAGAGTTCCTATACAAACACTCTTAGATTATTTAAAAGCAGGAGACTCAATAGATGATTTTTTAGATGGTTTTCCCACTGTTACTAGGGAACAAGTCATTACATTCTTAGAAGAAGCAGGAAAACAAATGATTAACAAGGTAGCTTAG
- a CDS encoding FAD-binding oxidoreductase, whose product MNSIISTLTSILSTENAVLSWENLSPTQQHNIQQGIDPKSQPSCVIYPHSQAELAAVITTANSHKWRVLSCGSGSKINWGGLAKNIDIIVSTERINQLIEHAVGDLTVTVAAGMKFAQLQEILAKHHQFLALDPAFPNSATIGGIVATADTGSLRQRYGGVRDQLLGITFIRADGQIAKAGGRVVKNVAGYDLMKLFTGAYGTLGIISQVTFRVYPIPESSGTVILTGKPEAISQAVRTLQSSELTPTQADLLSTKLVTNLDLGTGIGLIARFQSISESVQEQSKRLLIIGEKLGLHGVIYAENHEADLWQRLPEQIHSDVTESPITCKIGVLPTAAVEILNQIDIGLIHISSGLGLVRLEKSEQILPLRNLCQANSGFLSILSAPVEVKEKFDVWGYTGNSLDVMRGIKKQFDGNCILNPGRFVGGI is encoded by the coding sequence ATGAATTCAATAATATCTACCTTAACTTCTATTCTCAGCACCGAAAACGCAGTTTTATCGTGGGAAAATCTCAGCCCCACCCAACAGCATAATATCCAACAAGGAATAGACCCCAAAAGCCAGCCTAGTTGTGTCATTTATCCCCATAGCCAAGCAGAATTAGCCGCCGTTATCACCACTGCCAACAGTCACAAATGGCGTGTTCTAAGCTGTGGTAGCGGTAGTAAAATCAATTGGGGTGGTTTAGCTAAAAATATTGATATTATTGTCAGCACCGAACGCATTAACCAACTCATAGAACACGCTGTAGGTGATTTAACTGTCACTGTCGCAGCAGGGATGAAATTTGCCCAGCTTCAGGAGATTTTAGCTAAACATCACCAATTTCTAGCACTTGATCCGGCTTTTCCTAATTCTGCTACCATTGGTGGTATTGTTGCTACTGCCGATACAGGTTCTCTGCGTCAACGTTATGGCGGTGTGCGTGACCAACTTTTAGGTATAACTTTTATCCGTGCAGATGGTCAAATCGCCAAAGCTGGGGGACGAGTTGTTAAAAATGTGGCTGGTTACGACTTAATGAAATTATTTACTGGCGCTTACGGTACCTTAGGAATTATCAGCCAAGTCACATTTCGTGTTTATCCTATTCCCGAAAGTTCAGGAACTGTTATATTAACTGGTAAACCTGAAGCCATATCCCAAGCGGTGAGAACTTTGCAAAGTTCGGAATTAACACCAACTCAAGCTGATTTATTATCAACTAAGTTAGTTACCAATTTAGATTTGGGGACAGGTATAGGATTAATTGCCCGTTTTCAAAGTATTAGCGAAAGTGTCCAAGAACAGTCAAAACGACTGTTAATAATTGGTGAAAAACTAGGTTTACATGGAGTAATTTATGCAGAAAATCATGAAGCTGATTTATGGCAACGATTACCAGAACAAATACATTCTGATGTTACAGAATCTCCAATCACTTGCAAAATAGGAGTATTACCAACTGCTGCGGTGGAGATTCTCAATCAAATAGATATTGGGTTAATTCATATTAGCAGTGGTTTGGGTTTGGTGCGGTTGGAAAAATCGGAGCAAATTTTACCTTTGCGGAATTTATGTCAAGCAAATTCTGGTTTTTTGAGTATTTTGTCTGCGCCTGTTGAGGTAAAAGAAAAGTTTGATGTTTGGGGGTATACTGGCAATAGTTTGGATGTAATGCGGGGTATTAAAAAACAGTTTGATGGTAATTGTATTTTAAATCCTGGTCGGTTTGTGGGTGGGATTTAA
- a CDS encoding response regulator transcription factor yields MYTSELAKYSARADIGQTNRILIVEDEELIREMLVVALEGEGYDVITASDGRAAIEYLKSCEDNSEELSLDLVLLDLMLPQINGLDICRFLRHQGNSVPILMLSAKGTETDRVLGLEVGADDYLTKPFSMRELVARCRALIRRQRLSALPQASVLKHKDITLNAQECRVTVRGEEANLSPKEFRLLELFMSYTRRVWSREQLLDQIWGPDFVGDSKTVDVHIRWLREKLEEDPSHPEYIVTVRGFGYRFE; encoded by the coding sequence ATGTATACCAGTGAATTAGCTAAATATTCTGCCAGAGCAGATATTGGACAAACAAACCGTATTCTCATAGTCGAAGACGAAGAACTGATTCGGGAAATGTTAGTTGTTGCCTTGGAAGGGGAAGGCTATGACGTAATTACGGCCAGTGACGGCAGAGCAGCGATAGAATATCTGAAAAGTTGTGAAGATAATTCTGAAGAACTATCTTTAGATTTGGTACTATTGGATTTGATGTTACCGCAAATTAATGGTCTAGATATTTGTCGTTTTTTGCGTCACCAAGGCAACTCAGTGCCAATTTTGATGCTCAGTGCTAAAGGTACAGAAACTGACCGAGTGCTGGGCTTAGAAGTGGGTGCTGATGACTATTTGACAAAACCATTTAGTATGCGGGAATTAGTAGCGCGGTGTCGGGCGTTAATTCGTCGTCAACGTTTAAGCGCATTACCACAAGCCTCCGTACTCAAACACAAAGATATAACTTTAAATGCTCAAGAATGTCGGGTAACAGTCCGTGGAGAAGAGGCAAACCTGTCTCCAAAGGAGTTCCGGCTGCTAGAATTATTTATGAGTTATACCCGTCGTGTATGGTCACGGGAGCAGTTGCTAGATCAGATATGGGGTCCAGATTTTGTTGGGGATAGCAAAACTGTGGATGTTCATATCCGCTGGTTACGGGAAAAGTTGGAGGAAGATCCTAGTCATCCAGAATATATTGTGACTGTGAGGGGTTTTGGTTATAGATTTGAATAA
- a CDS encoding IS1634 family transposase, which yields MFNIKDLELKKIDHLGIVAGIADSIGIVEIINNLLGSEPEEKVSAGQVVKAMILNGLSMMSQPLYMFPKFFELIACEHLIGAGAKPEYFNDDKLGRVLDKLFIKGLDTVFLAVSLNTVEIYQISLLSSHLDSTSFHVDGEYEYSLPEVIFKNQKESGSLEKENEEKKSPQTINLTYGYSRDHRPDLKQFITQLICSGDGDIPIYIKAVSGNEVDSKKFGEIAVEYQKRIQVDSLIVADSALYTESNIKLMSSIKWLTRVPLTIKLAKSLVMSLAESEFVKSEKSGYSYAQRKITYGDIEQRWLVVQSQDRKKSDLQKLSKKIEKALINTEAKLKKLAQEKFACAADARKELTKISKEFKYHQVANIEITEKIPNIKEENQSKYYQISATVDENKDVIEQEMLSAGRFIIATNVLCEKELSDEKMLSEYKAQQSCERGFSFLKNPLFLADSIFLKSPERIEALAMIMGLCLLVYTLAQREIRAALKSLNYTVKNQLGKAINNPTMRWIFQCFQSVHLVTFQEKREFYNLTSEMKYILLFLPENCRNYYRYIS from the coding sequence ATGTTTAATATAAAAGACCTTGAATTGAAGAAGATTGATCATTTGGGAATAGTAGCAGGAATAGCAGATTCAATTGGGATAGTAGAAATAATTAATAATTTACTAGGGTCAGAACCAGAAGAAAAAGTCAGTGCGGGTCAGGTAGTAAAGGCGATGATTTTAAACGGATTAAGCATGATGTCACAGCCTTTATATATGTTCCCAAAATTCTTTGAATTAATCGCTTGTGAACACTTAATTGGTGCAGGAGCAAAACCAGAATATTTCAATGATGATAAGCTGGGGAGAGTATTAGATAAATTATTTATAAAAGGACTAGATACAGTATTTTTAGCAGTCAGTTTAAATACGGTAGAAATATATCAGATATCACTTTTATCATCACACTTGGATTCAACATCATTTCATGTAGATGGAGAATATGAATATAGTTTACCAGAAGTAATCTTCAAAAATCAAAAAGAATCAGGTTCATTAGAAAAAGAAAATGAAGAGAAAAAATCACCTCAAACAATAAACCTAACCTATGGTTATTCCCGTGACCATAGACCAGATTTAAAACAATTTATTACACAATTAATATGTTCAGGAGATGGAGATATACCAATATATATAAAAGCAGTGTCAGGAAATGAAGTTGATTCTAAAAAGTTTGGAGAAATTGCAGTTGAGTATCAGAAAAGAATACAAGTTGATAGTTTAATAGTAGCAGATAGCGCATTATATACAGAATCAAATATCAAGTTAATGTCGAGTATCAAATGGTTGACGCGAGTACCATTGACGATAAAATTGGCAAAAAGCTTAGTAATGAGTTTAGCAGAATCGGAATTTGTTAAAAGTGAAAAATCAGGATATTCTTATGCCCAAAGAAAAATAACTTATGGAGACATAGAACAAAGATGGTTAGTTGTACAAAGTCAAGATAGAAAAAAATCTGACTTACAGAAATTATCTAAGAAAATAGAAAAAGCTTTGATAAATACTGAAGCTAAGTTAAAAAAACTAGCACAAGAAAAATTTGCTTGCGCTGCTGATGCTAGAAAAGAATTAACCAAAATAAGTAAAGAATTTAAATATCATCAGGTAGCAAATATCGAAATTACGGAAAAAATTCCCAACATCAAAGAAGAAAATCAATCAAAATACTATCAAATTTCAGCAACGGTTGATGAAAATAAAGATGTTATTGAGCAAGAAATGTTAAGTGCAGGAAGGTTTATAATTGCTACGAATGTTCTGTGTGAAAAGGAACTGAGCGATGAGAAAATGCTATCTGAATATAAAGCGCAGCAATCATGTGAAAGAGGATTTAGTTTTCTCAAAAATCCTTTATTTTTAGCAGATAGTATTTTTCTCAAAAGCCCAGAAAGAATAGAAGCCTTGGCAATGATAATGGGGTTATGTTTGCTAGTTTATACTCTAGCACAAAGAGAAATTAGAGCCGCTTTAAAATCCTTAAACTATACTGTAAAAAATCAATTGGGAAAAGCCATAAACAATCCAACCATGCGGTGGATATTTCAATGTTTTCAATCAGTTCATCTTGTTACTTTTCAAGAAAAAAGAGAATTTTATAATTTAACATCAGAAATGAAGTACATTCTCCTATTCCTCCCAGAAAATTGCCGTAATTACTACAGATATATAAGTTGA
- the phoU gene encoding phosphate signaling complex protein PhoU: MKTVFDTQNHEVPQIKRSIRRLERDLLRMGALVEQSFRLSHQALFAGDLIAAEQIPKLDKKIDRFYRQIESDCTTIIIREAPTEKDLRCLSAFMQLVRDLERIGDYAKDLAEIAIKLFPYPQHSSLPEIAIMSQHAQAMLATCLVALADLDETSGQRMKHLDDAVDNAYEELYQTFAHLENFPGVMEPILLLTLAIRCLERMADHATNIAQRVTYIVTGQRS, from the coding sequence GTGAAAACTGTATTTGATACACAAAATCATGAAGTACCGCAAATAAAACGCTCTATTAGGCGTTTAGAACGGGATTTGTTACGCATGGGTGCTTTAGTAGAACAATCATTTCGGCTGAGTCATCAAGCTCTGTTTGCTGGTGACTTAATCGCAGCGGAACAAATACCCAAATTAGATAAAAAAATAGATCGCTTTTATAGACAAATAGAATCAGACTGCACAACTATTATCATCCGCGAAGCCCCCACAGAGAAAGATTTGCGATGTTTAAGTGCTTTTATGCAATTAGTTCGTGACTTAGAACGGATAGGAGATTATGCCAAAGATTTAGCGGAAATTGCCATCAAACTATTCCCCTATCCGCAACATAGTTCTTTACCAGAAATTGCGATTATGTCTCAGCACGCCCAAGCAATGTTAGCAACTTGTTTAGTCGCTCTGGCAGACTTAGACGAAACTAGCGGACAAAGAATGAAGCACTTAGATGATGCTGTAGATAATGCTTATGAGGAGCTTTATCAAACCTTTGCCCACTTGGAAAATTTTCCCGGAGTCATGGAGCCAATTCTGCTGTTAACTTTAGCAATCCGTTGCCTAGAACGGATGGCAGATCACGCAACTAATATTGCTCAACGAGTCACATATATTGTTACAGGTCAGCGATCGTAA
- a CDS encoding iron uptake porin has translation MKKAFWNILKVSPVLALTLLTGNSAFAGEAKEQVTSVAQLSQESNNLAQVTSVSQFSDVQPTDWAFQALQSLVERYGCVAGYPNGTFRGNRALSRYEFAAGLNSCLDRVNELIATATADMVSKQDLATLQRLQEEYSTELATIRGQVDALEARTGELEANQFSTTTKLSGEAIFSLSQAFGDKVAVASTANNINPASPDVDSNTTFSNRVRLSLNSSFTGTDQLQTRLQGVNISPNNSGTTGTGTNMTRLGHDGSATGNNSNNTVTIDKLNYAFNLSEKIRVKVDATGAELNENVNVFNPDFRSSGSGALSRYGRFSPIYRQANDGSGITVNVTPSDKIALSAAYFATGRDNAANPAPGRGLFDGGNTIFGQLAFKPNKAINVGLTYAHSYFGASTGLLGSTGSARANAPFTGEPRTETNNYGVQATLQPSPKITLGAWGGYTTASTLSGASRSGEIWYWASTLGIKDFGKEGNTLGLIFGQSPKLTGGTGAGVTRDFDTSYHLEGLYKMKISDNILLTPGVLVILNPEHNDQNGTEYVGTLRTTFTF, from the coding sequence ATGAAAAAAGCTTTTTGGAATATCCTCAAGGTTAGTCCTGTCCTAGCTTTGACCTTATTGACAGGTAACAGTGCCTTTGCTGGTGAAGCTAAGGAACAAGTAACAAGTGTTGCTCAATTGTCCCAAGAGTCTAACAACCTGGCTCAAGTAACATCCGTTTCTCAGTTTTCCGACGTACAACCCACAGATTGGGCGTTTCAAGCTTTACAGTCTTTAGTTGAACGCTACGGTTGCGTAGCTGGTTATCCTAACGGTACTTTCCGTGGTAATCGGGCCTTGAGTCGTTATGAATTTGCGGCTGGTTTAAACTCCTGCTTAGACCGCGTTAATGAACTCATTGCTACCGCAACCGCTGACATGGTAAGCAAGCAAGATTTAGCTACCTTACAGCGTTTGCAAGAAGAATATTCCACTGAACTAGCAACTATTCGCGGTCAAGTAGATGCTTTAGAAGCTCGTACTGGCGAATTAGAAGCTAATCAGTTCTCCACCACCACTAAACTATCTGGTGAAGCAATTTTCAGCTTGTCTCAAGCTTTTGGGGATAAGGTAGCAGTTGCTTCTACTGCTAATAATATTAATCCCGCATCTCCAGATGTAGATTCCAACACAACTTTCTCTAACCGTGTGCGGTTGAGCTTGAACAGCAGTTTTACAGGGACAGACCAGTTGCAAACTCGTTTGCAAGGGGTAAATATTTCTCCAAATAATTCAGGTACTACTGGTACAGGTACTAACATGACCCGTCTAGGTCATGATGGTAGTGCTACTGGTAATAACAGTAATAACACTGTAACTATTGACAAACTCAACTACGCCTTCAACTTGAGCGAAAAAATTCGCGTCAAAGTTGATGCTACTGGTGCTGAGTTAAACGAAAACGTTAACGTTTTCAACCCTGACTTTAGAAGCAGTGGTTCAGGTGCTTTATCTCGCTACGGACGTTTCAGCCCAATTTATCGTCAAGCTAATGATGGTAGTGGTATCACAGTTAACGTCACTCCCAGCGATAAAATCGCTTTGAGTGCAGCTTATTTTGCAACAGGTAGGGATAATGCTGCTAACCCCGCACCTGGAAGAGGACTATTCGATGGTGGTAACACTATCTTTGGTCAGTTGGCTTTCAAGCCTAACAAAGCTATCAATGTTGGGTTAACCTATGCTCATTCCTACTTTGGTGCTAGTACTGGTCTTCTTGGTAGTACAGGTAGCGCTAGAGCTAATGCTCCTTTTACTGGTGAACCAAGAACTGAAACCAACAATTACGGTGTACAAGCTACCTTGCAACCCAGTCCTAAAATCACATTAGGTGCTTGGGGTGGTTATACTACTGCCAGCACTTTAAGTGGTGCTAGTAGAAGTGGAGAAATCTGGTACTGGGCTAGTACATTGGGTATTAAAGACTTTGGTAAAGAAGGTAATACTTTAGGTTTAATCTTCGGTCAATCACCTAAATTAACTGGTGGTACAGGTGCTGGTGTTACTAGAGATTTTGACACTTCTTATCACTTGGAAGGACTGTACAAGATGAAGATTTCTGACAATATTCTTCTGACTCCTGGTGTATTGGTAATCTTAAATCCTGAGCATAATGACCAGAATGGGACTGAATACGTTGGTACTTTACGGACTACCTTCACTTTCTAG
- a CDS encoding pentapeptide repeat-containing protein, whose product MNVKELLARYATGERSFNCIALPGANLQGVNLGGVDFGKADLRGANLTAASLSGANLSKANLQGATLERAHLSEVILCGADLTQATLKTAHLNESDLSGALLSGANLCDANLHMASISSANLQGANLSGAKMGGVRMWKADLQGANLSGADLSEANLCEVNLTGANLDDTDMSETFLTGAIMPDGSIHN is encoded by the coding sequence ATGAATGTTAAAGAGCTTTTAGCTAGGTACGCAACAGGAGAAAGAAGCTTTAACTGCATTGCTTTACCAGGAGCAAATTTACAAGGAGTTAACTTAGGTGGTGTGGACTTCGGTAAAGCAGATTTAAGAGGAGCAAATCTAACAGCAGCTTCTTTAAGTGGAGCTAATTTGAGTAAAGCAAATCTCCAAGGAGCAACATTAGAAAGAGCGCATTTATCCGAAGTAATTCTTTGTGGTGCTGATTTAACTCAAGCTACTCTAAAAACGGCTCATTTAAATGAATCAGACCTCAGTGGTGCATTGTTAAGTGGTGCTAACTTGTGTGATGCTAATTTACACATGGCCTCAATTTCATCTGCAAATTTACAAGGTGCAAATCTGAGTGGTGCGAAAATGGGAGGTGTAAGAATGTGGAAAGCAGATTTACAAGGTGCAAACTTGAGTGGTGCTGATTTAAGCGAAGCTAATTTGTGCGAGGTAAATTTAACTGGAGCTAATTTAGATGACACAGATATGAGTGAAACCTTCTTAACAGGTGCTATTATGCCTGATGGTAGCATTCATAATTAG
- a CDS encoding class I SAM-dependent methyltransferase produces MSKQTLGLEQNLYDYLLAVSLREPTILTQLRQETAQMPRSIMQISPEQGQFMALLIKLIGAKRTLEVGVFTGYSSLVVALALPADGKIVACDVSEEYTSVARRYWQQAGVADKIDLHIAPALETLDKLLTAGEAGSFDFAFIDADKGNYDNYYERSLELIRPGGLIAIDNVLWSGKVAETEIQDNQTNKIRALNRKLHQDSRITLSLVPIADGLTLAMKN; encoded by the coding sequence ATGTCAAAACAAACCCTGGGTTTAGAACAAAACTTATATGATTATTTGCTGGCAGTTTCCCTGCGCGAACCAACTATTTTAACCCAACTGCGTCAAGAAACCGCTCAAATGCCCAGGTCTATCATGCAAATATCCCCTGAACAGGGGCAATTTATGGCATTATTAATTAAATTGATAGGAGCAAAAAGAACCTTAGAAGTCGGTGTATTTACTGGCTACAGTTCCTTAGTAGTGGCTTTGGCTTTACCCGCAGATGGTAAAATAGTCGCCTGTGATGTCAGTGAAGAATATACAAGTGTTGCCCGTCGTTATTGGCAACAAGCGGGAGTTGCTGATAAAATTGATTTGCATATTGCCCCAGCTTTAGAAACTTTAGATAAGTTATTGACAGCAGGGGAAGCAGGAAGTTTTGATTTTGCCTTTATAGATGCTGACAAAGGTAACTATGATAATTATTATGAGCGATCGCTGGAATTAATTCGCCCAGGTGGACTAATTGCCATTGATAATGTGTTGTGGTCAGGTAAAGTTGCAGAGACAGAAATACAGGATAATCAAACTAACAAAATTCGGGCTTTAAATCGCAAACTACATCAAGATTCCCGAATTACCTTGAGTTTAGTTCCCATAGCCGACGGATTAACCTTAGCGATGAAAAATTAG
- a CDS encoding (Fe-S)-binding protein produces MQVSEGLVNNVASIKNLKGFDNSNPPDPKLIDSCVHCGFCLATCPSYRVLGKEMDSPRGRIYLMDAINEGEIALNPATVEHFDSCLGCLACVSTCPSGVQYDKLISATRHQVERNYNRSLPDKLVRQLIFSLFPNPDLLRILLFPLLVYQKLGISKLLQATGLIKAISPRLAAMESILPEITLKSFQDNLPDIIPAKDEKRYRVGVILGCVQRLFFSGVNEATVRVLTANGCEVVIPKSQGCCAALPEHQGQTEQAKTLARQMIDSFADTNVDFVIINAAGCGHTLKEYGHILADDPEYAEKAKAFAAKVKDSQEFLANVGLTAKLSPLTDKTLTLVYQDACHLLHGQKISVQPRQLLKQIPGVILKEPIDAALCCGSAGVYNMLQPEVAEELGKQKAENLINTGADLIASPNPGCSLQISKYLQGKTISIMHPMELLDYAIRGDKLEI; encoded by the coding sequence ATGCAAGTTTCGGAAGGTTTGGTTAATAATGTTGCTAGTATTAAGAATTTGAAGGGTTTTGATAATAGTAATCCACCTGATCCAAAGTTGATTGATAGTTGTGTTCATTGTGGTTTTTGTTTGGCTACTTGTCCTAGTTATCGGGTATTAGGTAAGGAGATGGATTCTCCCAGGGGAAGAATCTATTTAATGGATGCTATTAATGAGGGTGAAATTGCTCTCAATCCGGCTACTGTTGAACATTTTGATTCTTGTTTGGGTTGTCTGGCTTGTGTGTCTACTTGTCCTTCTGGTGTGCAGTATGATAAGTTAATTTCGGCTACTCGTCATCAGGTGGAAAGGAATTATAACCGCAGTTTACCTGATAAGTTAGTTCGACAATTGATTTTTTCTCTGTTTCCTAATCCTGATCTTTTAAGAATTTTACTTTTTCCTTTATTAGTTTATCAAAAGTTAGGGATTTCTAAGTTATTACAAGCAACTGGGTTAATTAAAGCTATATCTCCCCGGTTAGCAGCTATGGAATCTATTTTACCGGAAATTACTCTTAAATCTTTTCAGGATAATTTACCAGATATCATCCCAGCCAAGGATGAAAAAAGATATCGGGTGGGTGTAATTTTAGGCTGTGTGCAAAGGCTGTTTTTCTCTGGTGTAAATGAAGCGACAGTGAGGGTTTTAACTGCAAATGGTTGTGAAGTTGTAATTCCTAAATCTCAAGGTTGTTGTGCTGCGCTTCCTGAACACCAAGGACAAACTGAACAAGCAAAAACATTAGCCAGACAAATGATTGATAGTTTTGCTGATACTAATGTGGATTTTGTGATTATCAATGCGGCTGGTTGTGGTCATACTTTAAAGGAATATGGACATATTTTAGCTGATGATCCAGAATATGCCGAAAAAGCGAAAGCATTTGCCGCAAAAGTTAAAGACTCACAGGAGTTTTTAGCTAATGTGGGTTTAACTGCAAAACTTTCACCATTAACTGATAAAACTCTCACTTTAGTTTATCAAGATGCTTGTCATTTATTACATGGTCAAAAAATTAGTGTCCAACCCCGTCAACTGTTAAAACAAATTCCGGGTGTGATTTTAAAAGAACCCATAGACGCGGCCTTATGCTGTGGTAGTGCGGGTGTTTATAATATGTTGCAACCGGAAGTTGCAGAAGAGTTAGGTAAACAAAAAGCTGAGAATTTAATCAATACTGGTGCTGATTTAATTGCTTCTCCTAACCCTGGTTGTAGTTTGCAGATTAGTAAATATTTACAAGGGAAAACTATTTCTATTATGCACCCAATGGAGTTATTAGATTATGCGATTCGGGGTGATAAGTTGGAAATTTAG
- a CDS encoding histidine kinase has translation MFLLAFLLGLAVGLGFWVWQQVHLNWYLERLLQPLNSHDHKISSIKLLLRPRLWQEIYLVNKQRQDLQQSLSTYKEVLDFAPLGYLQVDEENQLLWCNQQARKILYLQRWQPGQVRLLLELVRSYELDQLVEQTRDWQKPQVQEWVFHPACEDAKVMTAVKSMFLRASSLPLPAGQVGVFLENCQPVLDLKQERDRSFSDLAHELRTPLTAIRLVVETLQTRLEPPLDRWVNRLLQEVDRLINLVQSWLELTQIENNPTMQLNLELVEMRSLIISAWETLEPIAQRQSLNINYSGPESIYIQADKSRLYQVFINLLDNSIKYSPAATTIDIETKIISTDNGKILEINIIDSGVGFAIADLPHVFERFYRGDKARYRSPVNNSTTGIAGTGLGLAIVQQIVIAHSGVIKAMNHPETGSAWIQIHFSQIMTNSPSQDYS, from the coding sequence ATGTTTTTACTGGCATTTTTACTGGGTTTAGCTGTCGGCCTTGGTTTTTGGGTTTGGCAACAGGTTCATCTGAACTGGTACTTGGAACGATTACTGCAACCGTTAAATTCTCATGATCATAAAATTTCCAGCATTAAACTGCTGCTAAGACCTCGTTTATGGCAGGAGATTTATCTGGTCAATAAACAACGACAGGATTTGCAGCAATCATTATCCACGTATAAGGAAGTGTTAGATTTTGCACCGCTGGGATATTTGCAAGTAGATGAGGAAAATCAACTGCTATGGTGCAATCAGCAAGCGCGAAAAATTTTATATCTTCAAAGATGGCAACCAGGACAAGTGCGTTTGTTGTTAGAATTGGTTAGGTCTTATGAATTAGATCAATTAGTTGAACAAACTCGTGATTGGCAAAAACCACAGGTACAGGAATGGGTTTTTCATCCTGCTTGTGAAGATGCTAAGGTGATGACAGCGGTAAAGTCTATGTTTTTAAGGGCTTCTAGTTTACCTTTGCCAGCAGGACAAGTGGGGGTATTTTTGGAAAATTGTCAACCTGTGTTAGATTTGAAGCAAGAACGCGATCGCTCTTTTTCCGATTTAGCTCATGAATTGCGAACACCCTTAACTGCCATTCGTCTAGTTGTAGAGACTCTACAAACCCGTTTAGAACCACCTTTAGATCGTTGGGTTAATAGGCTGTTACAAGAAGTTGACCGACTGATTAATTTAGTTCAAAGCTGGTTAGAACTGACGCAAATAGAAAACAATCCCACCATGCAGTTAAACTTAGAATTGGTGGAAATGCGATCGCTCATTATTTCAGCATGGGAAACCCTAGAACCAATAGCCCAACGTCAATCTTTAAATATTAACTATTCTGGTCCAGAAAGCATCTATATTCAGGCAGATAAATCCCGACTTTATCAAGTATTTATCAACCTGCTAGACAATAGCATTAAATATAGTCCCGCTGCGACCACTATTGACATTGAAACTAAAATAATTTCTACTGATAACGGAAAAATCTTGGAAATAAATATTATTGACTCCGGTGTCGGCTTTGCTATTGCAGATTTACCTCATGTATTTGAACGGTTTTATCGCGGGGATAAAGCCCGTTATCGTTCCCCAGTCAATAATTCTACAACCGGAATTGCTGGTACTGGGTTAGGTTTAGCCATTGTCCAGCAAATAGTGATTGCACATAGTGGTGTAATTAAAGCCATGAACCACCCAGAAACAGGTAGTGCTTGGATACAAATTCACTTTTCGCAGATCATGACAAACTCGCCTAGTCAAGATTATAGTTAA